A region of Paenibacillus sp. JNUCC-31 DNA encodes the following proteins:
- a CDS encoding glycoside hydrolase family 3 N-terminal domain-containing protein has translation MQSLIPQPKQIAATEGDALRLKGEERLSLFMEQDEPRLVIHCRRAFPGMEYTCSRIDRGYLLVIERLPGKQMQQIVDEVHAAQEAHEAQEAQEAPKPQEVQTVHEAPEAMGVQQKGLVIADVSLFIGNDETHSARLAGRAQGYRLEVSSRRAEVYALDAAGLFYGLQTLVQLRGSDGDIPALSITDWPDTAVRAMNLDLRQTFSKPELLIGYLAEFARYKTNAILVEYEDKFPFRTHPEFAHPKHALSLSQLEELKRTAHEHFIEIIPLQQSFGHLEYVLRHEGWRHLRETEQSTGEICPSHPETYGLITTLLEEMIDAHPDSRYIHLGCDEVYSLCECERCKVEFGGIRERAFIAFLNRLIAFTAERGKQPIFWHDMLDKCPPDELAKLDQRSAAMIWIYNGRNIEAEVTSHANKFRSLGIEIMGAPAVRSFDWAEHQNYPVLLNRTDNLLQWAETADKLDLDCVVATNWTGPFSLGVPYGIFETTWYPMLLHADLAWNRKADAASFIDRFLERFHGIDPVTGHNRLGNYRVEDYYDVIWKLMDEVREHKEEAELIAIMHDFEVATDRSRAIHKYAYRWELYPGDDAEWRSLHNNYTRNRRGRDGVLPRMKAALERYQSSDMAEHFVKSRFYLHDYLERTLYHELGLNVIHPAANRTVMSLEDKIAMMCVVGTPSTRAEPEFRGRMSQHPFGGIGIFPHNIESEPQTLALLAEVQRIAEDSGSPLPYYISVDEEGGTLSKFKSFFPYIPGNRAVGLSEDPEAARLLGRVIGSELHSLGIPMNWAPVLDVNTNIDNPVVGVRSFGEDPQLVAGFGRAYIQGMHEAGVAVTAKHFPGHGQVSGDSHIVLPECELTLEQLMEGPLLPFVEAIEAGADSIMMGHLVFPNIPESGGLPASLSPYFASKLLRGKLGFAGVICTDDIEMGAIRKHFSPEEVGVLAVQAGNDMILMCHTPEFQNRVIASILGAVRDGRISEARIDESVLRIRQLYDQFLQYRAAAQPIPREQWEKTALKLARMTVKVSRDPQGLLPLKDSLKYLLILPQQEQLTQADNSGSAEIRLESLLKDEGLIVEVRYCAMKPDAEQIVSMVQKAADADVVIQGTLNAHLFTGQLALAEALAAVKPLLNLVLRNPYDDGALPQSAGSILLCSTSDFSLRALVEYMTASK, from the coding sequence ATGCAGAGCTTGATACCACAACCGAAGCAGATTGCAGCGACCGAGGGAGACGCTTTGCGGCTGAAAGGCGAGGAAAGACTGAGCCTTTTCATGGAGCAGGATGAACCCAGATTGGTAATTCATTGCCGACGGGCATTTCCGGGGATGGAATATACATGCTCCAGGATAGATAGAGGATATTTGTTAGTAATCGAACGTCTGCCAGGGAAGCAAATGCAGCAGATAGTCGATGAGGTCCATGCAGCTCAAGAAGCCCACGAAGCACAAGAAGCACAAGAAGCTCCTAAACCTCAAGAAGTCCAAACAGTTCATGAAGCTCCTGAAGCTATGGGAGTACAACAGAAGGGCCTGGTCATCGCTGATGTTAGTTTATTCATCGGAAATGACGAGACACATTCAGCCAGACTTGCGGGGCGGGCACAAGGATATCGGTTGGAGGTATCGTCCCGAAGGGCAGAGGTTTACGCGCTGGATGCGGCGGGTCTATTCTACGGATTGCAGACTCTGGTACAACTGCGTGGATCGGATGGAGACATCCCGGCATTGTCCATAACAGACTGGCCGGATACAGCGGTGCGTGCAATGAATTTGGATCTGCGGCAGACGTTCTCGAAGCCGGAACTGCTGATCGGGTATTTGGCGGAATTCGCTCGTTATAAGACGAATGCGATTTTGGTCGAATATGAGGATAAATTTCCATTCCGCACGCATCCGGAATTCGCACACCCGAAGCATGCGTTAAGCCTCTCACAGCTGGAAGAACTGAAGCGGACCGCCCATGAGCACTTTATAGAGATTATTCCACTCCAGCAGAGCTTCGGACATCTGGAATATGTATTACGCCACGAAGGTTGGCGGCATCTTCGCGAGACAGAGCAGTCTACCGGGGAGATTTGTCCATCACATCCAGAGACCTATGGGCTGATAACCACCTTACTTGAGGAGATGATCGACGCCCACCCGGATTCGCGATATATCCACCTCGGGTGTGACGAGGTCTACAGCCTATGCGAATGTGAACGCTGCAAAGTCGAGTTTGGAGGCATAAGGGAAAGGGCATTTATTGCCTTTTTAAACCGGCTGATCGCATTTACGGCAGAGCGGGGGAAACAGCCGATTTTCTGGCATGACATGCTGGATAAGTGCCCGCCAGATGAACTGGCTAAGCTGGATCAACGAAGTGCAGCGATGATCTGGATCTACAACGGTCGCAATATCGAAGCAGAGGTCACTTCGCATGCGAACAAATTCAGGTCGCTTGGCATTGAAATTATGGGAGCGCCAGCCGTCCGCAGCTTTGACTGGGCGGAGCATCAGAATTATCCGGTGCTTTTGAACCGGACGGATAATCTACTCCAATGGGCAGAGACAGCCGACAAGCTGGATCTGGACTGCGTGGTTGCCACCAACTGGACGGGGCCTTTCAGTCTCGGTGTTCCGTATGGTATTTTCGAAACCACCTGGTACCCCATGCTGCTGCATGCGGATTTGGCCTGGAACCGCAAGGCGGATGCCGCAAGTTTCATCGACCGTTTTCTGGAACGGTTTCATGGCATTGATCCGGTTACCGGACACAATCGTCTGGGCAATTACAGGGTGGAGGATTATTATGATGTGATCTGGAAGCTGATGGACGAAGTGCGCGAGCATAAAGAAGAGGCGGAACTGATTGCAATTATGCATGATTTTGAGGTGGCGACAGATCGTTCGCGGGCGATCCATAAGTATGCCTACCGCTGGGAACTGTATCCCGGCGACGATGCGGAGTGGCGCTCACTCCATAACAACTATACGAGAAATCGCCGCGGGCGTGATGGTGTCCTCCCTCGGATGAAGGCAGCGCTGGAGCGTTACCAGTCCTCTGATATGGCAGAGCATTTTGTGAAATCCAGGTTCTATCTGCATGATTATCTGGAGCGAACGCTTTATCACGAATTGGGCCTGAACGTAATTCATCCAGCAGCCAATCGGACGGTAATGAGCCTGGAGGACAAAATAGCGATGATGTGCGTAGTTGGCACGCCATCGACTCGGGCCGAGCCGGAGTTCCGCGGCAGAATGTCGCAGCACCCGTTTGGCGGAATAGGCATCTTTCCACACAATATTGAGAGTGAGCCGCAGACGCTGGCATTGCTTGCAGAAGTACAGAGGATAGCCGAAGATAGTGGCAGCCCTTTGCCCTATTATATTTCGGTAGATGAAGAGGGAGGCACCTTGTCCAAGTTCAAATCCTTCTTCCCCTATATCCCCGGGAACCGGGCAGTCGGATTAAGTGAAGACCCGGAAGCTGCCCGTTTGCTAGGTAGAGTGATCGGCAGTGAGCTGCATTCGCTTGGCATTCCGATGAACTGGGCACCTGTGCTGGATGTGAACACGAATATTGATAATCCGGTCGTCGGCGTTCGATCCTTCGGAGAGGACCCGCAGCTGGTGGCCGGTTTCGGCCGAGCTTATATTCAGGGAATGCATGAAGCGGGTGTTGCTGTGACGGCAAAGCATTTTCCCGGCCATGGGCAAGTGAGCGGAGACTCGCATATCGTTCTGCCCGAATGTGAACTAACGCTTGAACAGTTGATGGAGGGGCCGCTGCTTCCCTTTGTTGAGGCGATTGAAGCTGGAGCGGATTCAATCATGATGGGGCATCTGGTGTTTCCCAACATTCCAGAATCCGGGGGACTTCCAGCATCACTCAGCCCCTATTTTGCTTCGAAGTTGCTAAGGGGAAAACTGGGCTTTGCGGGGGTAATCTGCACCGATGATATTGAAATGGGGGCCATCCGCAAACATTTCAGCCCGGAAGAGGTAGGTGTGCTTGCCGTTCAGGCGGGGAATGATATGATCCTGATGTGCCATACGCCGGAGTTCCAGAATCGGGTGATCGCGAGTATTCTGGGCGCTGTAAGGGATGGGCGCATCAGCGAGGCACGAATCGACGAGTCGGTTCTTCGTATTCGGCAGCTGTATGACCAATTCCTGCAGTACCGAGCAGCGGCACAGCCGATTCCCAGAGAGCAGTGGGAGAAAACGGCACTGAAGCTGGCTCGTATGACCGTGAAAGTCAGCCGGGACCCGCAGGGCCTGCTCCCACTCAAGGATTCGCTGAAATATTTGCTGATACTGCCGCAGCAGGAGCAGCTGACCCAGGCCGATAATAGTGGTTCTGCCGAAATCAGGCTGGAATCGCTGTTGAAGGATGAAGGTTTGATTGTGGAGGTCCGGTATTGTGCAATGAAGCCCGATGCCGAGCAGATCGTGTCCATGGTACAGAAAGCTGCTGATGCAGACGTTGTGATCCAGGGCACCCTTAATGCCCATCTATTCACAGGCCAGCTGGCGCTGGCTGAGGCCTTGGCTGCGGTTAAGCCGCTGCTGAATCTGGTGCTGCGTAACCCTTATGATGATGGAGCACTGCCGCAGTCAGCTGGAAGCATCCTGCTGTGCTCAACCTCCGATTTTTCCCTGCGAGCACTGGTGGAGTACATGACAGCCTCAAAGTGA
- a CDS encoding N-acetylglucosamine-6-phosphate deacetylase encodes MSAPIIGRHYRTGKPIEVAVGEGRITGVAELEGALSVDCLPWLAPGLVDLQVNGGWGLDLNTAPLCPDTVLQLTRKLQSQGVTSYCPTLITNSSVRLAEAASAIAKAVRLNPDAAEGIAGIHLEGPFLSREDGPRGAHPQQHIVSPDWEALSRWQEAADGLIRIITLSPEWPGAAAFINRCSESGILVSIGHTAATPEQIREAVAAGAVMSTHLGNGTHLTLPRHPNYLWEQLAADELYGCMIADGHHLPLSVLAVILRMKGGRAILVSDAVSLSGMPPGYYHLHIGGDVVLTAEGRLHLAGQPELLAGSAMMLPDQVGYLVEAGLSGLADVWNCASVHPARLLGLEQAAGLKVGAPADVVSFNLDGGKLRVLQCWKNGRISPQSRE; translated from the coding sequence GTGAGTGCGCCAATAATCGGGAGGCACTATCGGACCGGGAAGCCCATTGAGGTGGCAGTTGGAGAGGGACGTATCACTGGGGTTGCTGAGCTTGAAGGGGCTCTTTCCGTAGATTGCCTGCCCTGGCTGGCACCGGGACTGGTGGATTTACAGGTGAATGGCGGGTGGGGGCTGGATCTGAACACAGCCCCGCTGTGTCCGGATACGGTATTGCAACTAACCCGTAAGCTGCAAAGCCAAGGTGTTACAAGCTATTGTCCGACGTTAATTACGAACAGTTCTGTACGGCTGGCTGAGGCGGCTTCCGCCATTGCGAAAGCCGTTCGGCTGAACCCGGATGCGGCCGAGGGAATTGCGGGCATTCATCTGGAAGGCCCGTTCCTCTCGCGGGAGGACGGCCCGCGCGGCGCACACCCGCAGCAGCATATTGTTTCTCCTGATTGGGAGGCCCTCAGTCGTTGGCAGGAAGCTGCCGATGGGTTGATTCGCATCATTACGCTTTCCCCGGAGTGGCCTGGTGCGGCTGCATTTATAAACCGTTGCAGCGAATCCGGCATTTTGGTCTCGATTGGACATACAGCAGCAACGCCAGAGCAGATCCGGGAGGCGGTCGCCGCAGGGGCTGTCATGTCCACGCATCTTGGTAACGGTACGCACCTGACGCTTCCGCGCCATCCCAACTACCTGTGGGAACAGCTTGCGGCCGATGAGTTGTATGGCTGCATGATTGCGGATGGTCACCATCTTCCGCTGTCCGTACTAGCCGTGATTCTCCGGATGAAGGGGGGGCGCGCCATTCTGGTCAGCGATGCAGTCTCATTGAGCGGCATGCCGCCAGGTTATTATCATCTTCACATCGGCGGAGATGTGGTATTGACGGCGGAAGGTCGGCTGCACCTTGCCGGCCAGCCGGAGTTGTTGGCTGGCTCGGCGATGATGCTGCCGGATCAGGTGGGCTATCTCGTGGAAGCGGGGCTGTCTGGGCTTGCCGATGTCTGGAATTGTGCATCGGTGCATCCAGCCCGGCTGCTTGGACTTGAACAGGCCGCTGGACTTAAGGTCGGAGCGCCTGCAGATGTGGTTAGTTTCAATCTGGATGGGGGAAAGTTGAGGGTTTTACAGTGTTGGAAGAATGGTCGGATCAGTCCACAGAGCCGAGAATAG
- a CDS encoding glucosamine-6-phosphate deaminase, with protein sequence MNGNGLIKPMGTHVVECMSVQVYVDRDQMGAAAAAAVAARLRQLLQDSERQVRIVFAAAPSQNELYAGLIREQGIDWSRVCAFHMDEYIGLADTAPQRFGRYLTERLFSHVQPGRVELLDGLQDVEQESQRYGNLLCEAPIDIVCLGIGENGHIAFNDPPVADFEDPRVVKAVELDESCRCQQVNDGCFAHLDDVPAEALTLTVPTLMAGRELFAIVPGASKRRALAAALHDPISTACPATILRTHPGITMFTDREAYGL encoded by the coding sequence ATGAACGGAAATGGCTTGATAAAACCGATGGGAACTCACGTCGTTGAGTGCATGTCTGTACAGGTTTATGTCGACCGGGATCAGATGGGGGCAGCGGCTGCCGCTGCGGTAGCTGCCCGATTAAGACAGCTGCTTCAGGATTCAGAGCGCCAGGTTCGCATAGTGTTCGCTGCCGCGCCTTCGCAAAATGAATTGTATGCAGGTCTGATACGGGAGCAAGGCATTGATTGGTCACGGGTCTGCGCCTTTCATATGGATGAATATATCGGTCTGGCGGATACGGCTCCCCAGCGCTTTGGCCGATATTTAACGGAACGTTTGTTCAGTCACGTGCAGCCTGGGCGGGTGGAACTGCTTGATGGGCTACAAGATGTGGAGCAGGAGAGTCAAAGATATGGAAACCTGTTGTGTGAAGCTCCTATTGATATCGTCTGCCTCGGGATCGGAGAAAACGGGCATATTGCCTTCAATGATCCGCCAGTTGCCGATTTTGAAGATCCAAGAGTTGTCAAAGCAGTGGAGCTGGACGAATCCTGCCGCTGCCAGCAAGTGAATGATGGTTGCTTTGCCCATCTGGATGACGTGCCTGCAGAGGCGTTGACCCTGACTGTGCCAACGTTAATGGCTGGAAGGGAGCTGTTCGCAATTGTGCCGGGAGCATCCAAGCGGCGTGCACTTGCAGCAGCTTTACATGATCCGATCAGCACGGCATGTCCTGCTACCATCCTGCGTACCCATCCTGGAATCACGATGTTCACAGACCGGGAAGCCTACGGCCTGTGA